From the genome of Vicia villosa cultivar HV-30 ecotype Madison, WI linkage group LG2, Vvil1.0, whole genome shotgun sequence, one region includes:
- the LOC131647285 gene encoding uncharacterized protein LOC131647285 — protein MSRFDKFHVHDLMIGVYLHGRAWVTILRHPGLNHPKNASGDSLRKKFKYMLERNPDLIHFTPEHRNEEVARDMLIMEAENLGRLNRLLELIGNNGDGAGEGDLHMLEKSIKSQAELWNKVSEGMIEIMNKITILKCMVETVETKMNAEEEEENLMD, from the exons ATGTCTCGCTTTGATAAGTTTCATGTTCACGACCTCATGATCGGTGTCTATCTTCACGGTAGAGCTTGGGTTACCATTCTCCGCCATCCAGGACTAAATCATCCGAAGAATGCATCTGGAGATTCTCTAAGG aaaaaatttaaatacatGCTAGAACGCAATCCAGATTTGATTCACTTTACTCCTGAACACCGCAATGAAGAAGTAGCGAGGGATATGCTGATTATGGAAGCTGAAAATCTTGGACGTTTGAATAGGTTATTGGAACTAATCGGTAACAACGGAGATGGAGCCGGCGAAGGAGACCTCCATATGCTTGAAAAATCAATCAAATCCCAAGCTGAACTTTGGAATAAAGTTAGCGAAGGAATGATCGAGATTATGAATAAAATTACTATTCTCAAATGCATGGTTGAGACGGTTGAGACGAAGATGAATGcggaagaggaagaggagaaCTTAATGGACTAA
- the LOC131647286 gene encoding uncharacterized protein LOC131647286 isoform X2, translating into MCTEYRQEKKELIETLYKDRKLSNLPKITQPTLIIWGEQDQVFPLELAHRLKRHLGENAQLVVVKNAGHAINMEKPKKQYKILKSFLIDSVTPSQENHSNGPKLD; encoded by the exons ATGTGCACCGAATACCGACAGGAGAAGAAAGAACTAATTGAAACATTATATAAGGATAGAAAACTGTCTAATCTTCCTAAGATAACCCAG CCTACACTAATAATCTGGGGAGAACAGGACCAGGTATTCCCACTGGAATTAGCACACAGACTGAAAAG GCATCTAGGCGAGAATGCACAACTAGTTGTTGTTAAGAATGCAGGGCATGCAATCAATATGGAGAAGCCCAAGAAACAGTATAAGATTTTAAAATCCTTCCTCATCGATTCCGTTACTCCATCGCAAGAAAATCATAGTAATGGTCCCAAACTGGATTAG
- the LOC131647286 gene encoding uncharacterized protein LOC131647286 isoform X1 — MAFQFSKICFWNWFYLQVMCTEYRQEKKELIETLYKDRKLSNLPKITQPTLIIWGEQDQVFPLELAHRLKRHLGENAQLVVVKNAGHAINMEKPKKQYKILKSFLIDSVTPSQENHSNGPKLD; from the exons ATGGCTTTTCAATTCTCCAAAATTTGTTTCTGGAACTGGTTTTACTTGCAGGTGATGTGCACCGAATACCGACAGGAGAAGAAAGAACTAATTGAAACATTATATAAGGATAGAAAACTGTCTAATCTTCCTAAGATAACCCAG CCTACACTAATAATCTGGGGAGAACAGGACCAGGTATTCCCACTGGAATTAGCACACAGACTGAAAAG GCATCTAGGCGAGAATGCACAACTAGTTGTTGTTAAGAATGCAGGGCATGCAATCAATATGGAGAAGCCCAAGAAACAGTATAAGATTTTAAAATCCTTCCTCATCGATTCCGTTACTCCATCGCAAGAAAATCATAGTAATGGTCCCAAACTGGATTAG